The Thiovulum sp. ES DNA window CAAAGCCTCTTCCATAGTTCGTAAGAATTAGGGAGAGGTAGATTTCACAACCCATATTTTTTGCCGACAGAACTCCGAAAAATGACGGGAATGTCTGGAGCAGAAGTCAATTTGATTTTAGAGAAAAAAGGTTTGCAATTTTGAGATGAAAATGGAATTTGGCGACCAACCTCATCAGGAAAAGAGTTTTGCTTAGAAATTAGAAATAAATTCAATCAACTCAAATTCGAACATGACAGCTTTAAAGAGAGCAGATTTTACTTTCAAGAAGTTGTTTTTGAGCTTCTATTAATTTTTCAGAAATTGATTTTGCGATATTTTCAAGAAAAAGAGAGTGTAATCTTGTTCCTTTTTCAATATCTTGGATTGTGAAACTAAAAATATTTGCAACTTTGCTTTTTATTTGTGCATAGGAGTCTCGGGGTTTATCAGTAACAAAGATTGTTTCGCCAAAAAGATCTCCTTTTTTCAATGAAGCTAATTCAATTTTTCTTTGTAATATCGCAATTTCTCCAGTTAAAACATAGAAAAACTCTTTTTTTGTATCTCCATGCTCAAAAACATATTGGTTTTTATGAAAATTTTTAATTGCAACATTATTGATTAAATCAAGAACAGATTCATCTGGAAGATTTGGAAAAATTTTAAACATTTT harbors:
- a CDS encoding cyclic nucleotide-binding protein (PFAM: Cyclic nucleotide-binding domain), producing MAFFSLQEQINFIKGDRVKYKIFEDKTDKEVHHLFAQGKITQSHLNFLKIKKMFKIFPNLPDESVLDLINNVAIKNFHKNQYVFEHGDTKKEFFYVLTGEIAILQRKIELASLKKGDLFGETIFVTDKPRDSYAQIKSKVANIFSFTIQDIEKGTRLHSLFLENIAKSISEKLIEAQKQLLESKICSL